From a single Peromyscus maniculatus bairdii isolate BWxNUB_F1_BW_parent chromosome 4, HU_Pman_BW_mat_3.1, whole genome shotgun sequence genomic region:
- the Gmeb2 gene encoding glucocorticoid modulatory element-binding protein 2 isoform X2, giving the protein MAEEGENLEAEIVYPITCGDSRANLIWRKFVCPGINVKCVQYDEHVISPKEFVHLAGKSTLKDWKRAIRMNGIMLRKIMDSGELDFYQHDKVCSNTCRSTKIDLSGARVSLNSPTSTEYIPLTPAAADVNGSPATITIETCEDPGDWTTAIGDDTFAFWRGLKDAGLLDEVIQEFQQELEETMKGLQQRVQDPPLQLRDAVLLNNIVQNFGMLDLVKKVLASHKCQMDRSREQYARDLAALEQQCDEHRRRAKELKHKSQHLSNVLMTLTPVSLPSPMKRPRLARATSGPAAMASQVLTQSAQIALGPGMPVSQLTSMPLSKVVSTLPSTVLGKGSPQAAPASSPASPLLGGYTVLASSGSTFPSTVEIHPDTSSLTVLSTAAMQDGSTVLKVVSPLQLLTLPGLGPTLQNVAQASPAGSTIMTVPTAAATGPEEHTATIEVAAVADDHEHK; this is encoded by the exons TACGATGAACATGTGATCAGCCCAAAGGAGTTTGTGCACCTGGCAGGGAAATCTACCTTGAAGGATTGGAAGAGAGCCATCCGGATGAATGGCATCATGCTCAG GAAGATCATGGACTCTGGGGAACTAGATTTCTACCAGCATGACAAAGTCTGCTCTAATACCTGTCGCAGCACAAAGATTGACCTCTCAGGGGCCCGTGTGTCCCTGAACAGCCCCACATCCACAGAGTACATCCCACTCACACCAGCTGCAGCTGATG TGAATGGCTCACCTGCTACCATCACCATAGAGACCTGTGAGGACCCTGGTGACTGGACCACAGCCATTGGAG ATGACACATTTGCATTCTGGCGGGGACTGAAGGATGCGGGCTTACTGGATGAGGTCATACAGGAATTCCAACAGGAACTGGAGGAAACCATGAAAGGCCTGCAGCAGCGAGTGCAGGACCCACCCCTGCAGCTCCGAG ATGCTGTCCTCCTCAACAACATCGTGCAAAATTTTGGCATGCTGGATCTTGTGAAGAAGGTGCTGGCCAGCCATAAATGTCAAATGGACCGCTCTCGGGAACAGTATGCCCGGGACCTGGCAG CACTGGAACAGCAGTGTGATGAGCACCGTCGCCGTGCCAAGGAGCTGAAGCACAAGTCCCAGCACCTCAGCAATGTGCTCATGACGTTGACACCAGTCTCCCTGCCATCCCCTATGAAGCGGCCCCGTCTTGCACGAGCTACATCTGGACCAGCTGCTATGGCTTCCCAGGTGCTTACACAGTCTGCACAGATTGCTCTTGGTCCAGGAATGCCTGTGTCCCAGCTGACCAGTATGCCACTTAGCAAAGTGGTGTCTACACTGCCCTCCACTGTCCTGGGTAAGGGTTCTCCTCAAGCTGCCCCAGCCAGTTCACCAGCCTCCCCACTGCTTGGGGGCTACACAGtcctggcctcctcaggctcTACCTTCCCCAGCACGGTAGAGATCCATCCGGACACATCCAGCCTCACAGTTCTGAGCACAGCTGCCATGCAGGATGGCAGTACAGTACTAAAGGTGGTCAGTCCACTGCAGCTGCTCACTCTGCCTGGTCTTGGACCCACCCTGCAGAATGTGGCCCAGGCATCACCTGCAGGCAGCACCATCATGACAGTGCCCACAGCAGCTGCTACTGGACCTGAGGAACACACAGCCACTATTGAGGTGGCTGCTGTAGCAGATGACCATGAGCATAAGTAG